The region CGGATCATCTTGGCGTCAAGATGAGCCAGCAGCAATTGAGCTTCGTCTGCCGGGCCTTCTGCCCCGGAATTCAGAAAAAGCAACATATCGGGATGCGTGGGCAACAGAAACTCCGCATCCCCGGCAGGGCGCTCATTAAAGAGCGCCACCACTTTTCCGGACGAATCACGCTGAACATATGGCATGTGTAGCCCTTGTCGATGAGGGTTTTTCGAACAAACCGGCAGGACAATAATAAGGTAATCCGGGTGAAACGCAACCTGACTTTCACCCTGCGGCGGAACCGGGCAGAAGGTTGAAATCGTGCTGCAACGAGTGTCTCAATGACCGGAGGAACGAACTTGCTGATTCCGGCAATTGTCGGCAAAAAGCCGGGCCTGCTTGCCCCGTGCGGTCATTCCCGGCCGGACGCCCTCCGAACCTCGGCATGGAATTTGCCTATATTCAGGCGCACACCCCTGAATGAGGAATTTGCCATGAAAATTACCGCCGCACTGCCCCCCTCCCCTGCGCGCGAACACGCCAGACCGCCCGCAAATGCCGCCACAACCGGCCCGAGCCCGCAGGCATCAGACCACAACGCCCTGCCGGCAACAGCTGCCGGGCAGCAGGGCCAGAAAGCAACGCCGCCGGGACTGACGGCGGTTCAGACAAGACTGCAAGCCATCCCCGAAGCCGGACGCAACGCCGGCCAGACCAGCGCGCTGGAAAGAATCAACCACAACATTGCCCGCTACCTCGAAAACCAGCCCTCCCACTCAATAACAGCAGATACTGAGACCTCTCTCGATGTTACGGGTTAGAGACGATATTCGGGAGGCTTGACCTTCTGAAGTCCGTGGGCCAGAGACGTCCTGTGGGAGGTTGGGCAGCGGGTGGTTTGCCCCAGCCCAGCCAACGTTGTTTAAAAAGCCCCGGGGCAGCCTTCCGGCCCCCGGGTATGTGATTACCTCAAACGCAGCGGGCGCGGCGAGACAGGACGCATAATCGCAACCCGCCTCGCGCCCGGTCAATCATCAGAGGATAAAATCACTGCTCGCCAACGCCGTCGCCGTGACGCCGGTGAGCGTCACCTGCAATTCGACTGTTGACGTGTCGCCGTCGGTATCGGCCCAGACAATCGTGTCAGCCCCATCCTGGAAGTAGTTGACGCTGTTGGCGGTAACCGTCGTGCTCAGAGTCGCACTACTGCCGGTGATGCCAGCGATGGCCGAGAAATCCAGCGTGTCATTACCAGATAGGTTGAAGTCGGTAATGACATCCCCGGTGTCGAGTGCGCTCAGGAACACGAACGTATCGTCGCCGGCACCTCCAGTCAGGGTGTCCGCGCCGTAGCCGCCGTAGATGATGTCGTTACCATCGCCGCCGTTGATGATGTCATTGCCGGAGCCGCCGTAGATCGTGTCGTTGCCACCCCCTCCGCTGATTACGTCGTCGCCAGCCTGGCCATACAGTGTGTCATGATCGTTATTGCCATTTAGCGTGTCATTCCCGCCAGCACCGTAAAGGGCATCGTTACCATTACCCCCATTTATTGTGTCATTGCCAGCACCTCCAACCTTAATGTCGTCCCCACCCGTTGAGGCGCTCCAGTTCGTCGTCGTAGCCGTTGCTGTTAGCGTATCAAAATCATTGTCATTCGGATCACCGGTTCCAGTGTACGCTGCGACCACAGTCGGCGGCGATGCTATGCTCGCCTCGTCCGCGCCAATGAGATTGATAACCAACGGCTGGCTGGCGCTGGCGCTGCCGTCGGAGACAGTAACAATGAAGTCATCCGTCGGGTTTTGGCCGGTGTTCAGGCTCTCCACCGCTGCGTCATCGGCGACGTACTTGTAGTCGCCGGTCACGCTGTTGACATACAGCGTGCCGTAGGCGCCGGTTTTCTCGATATCGAAGCCGCTCTCGCTACTGGCGCTACCGCCGTCAATACCATAGGTCAGCGTGTC is a window of Gammaproteobacteria bacterium DNA encoding:
- a CDS encoding VCBS domain-containing protein, whose protein sequence is MSDTTITNTGIITSFAKTPQAGDDLFAFSSLTEDSAVGSTFTLDVMANDGGGKAKTLWSLDDGYVGDFNDSDSTPDIAGTSDLLTKYNSSTTYYSKFGAEISIVNGKIAYTVTAESQAHFQSLKEGEIGTDTFTYAIRLGNGTLSWATATVEIMGKNDAPTLAAVTEGVVTDTSADDIYPDVTGTLVGSDVDGDTLTYGIDGGSASSESGFDIEKTGAYGTLYVNSVTGDYKYVADDAAVESLNTGQNPTDDFIVTVSDGSASASQPLVINLIGADEASIASPPTVVAAYTGTGDPNDNDFDTLTATATTTNWSASTGGDDIKVGGAGNDTINGGNGNDALYGAGGNDTLNGNNDHDTLYGQAGDDVISGGGGNDTIYGGSGNDIINGGDGNDIIYGGYGADTLTGGAGDDTFVFLSALDTGDVITDFNLSGNDTLDFSAIAGITGSSATLSTTVTANSVNYFQDGADTIVWADTDGDTSTVELQVTLTGVTATALASSDFIL